From one Mycosarcoma maydis chromosome 17, whole genome shotgun sequence genomic stretch:
- a CDS encoding uncharacterized protein (related to GAL11 - subunit of the RNA polymerase II mediator complex) yields MSGFDQSHNGAFFNFNNLTPQQLNMLRQQSQMQQPVQMPQQMPQQQQQQQSQPPPGTQPQPQMQQRNAMMPQLGLPAGFNQQQLQTLMAQQQSQLANGIMSNNQNPLMQMMRPQPMVQPQATQQQMQPQQHAQMQGQMPHQQPLGSQPAHIQQQPQQTNNLGAPPQMTGLGAPTPTFAQLSHAIEQAKKGNLTQEQMIQLRQLITRQQAMQAQQQAAQTQNTVARPLQPAQPNMNLNMSNGPNFANAMQRAPQMPTQAQMMAGLQQVRPGQSTPTMGSQGFLQPAAPSQQQQQQQQQQQQTQVSNQIQSSPQVMQGQVQMARAPTPQQIQGMPQNAQQSQQILGQTPAQPAQQRPPVGRPDPTPGTSNQQNPLNFLRLLHQRVTDIESKLNSDLSTEERQVVQQQHAEAKRLQSALLQRLNVQNAQQFAALMQQGQQTPGQNQQQPPPQQPNQASQTSSQPQQQQQQQQQQQQQQGLSMMGSNIQASPVVRPPNKPGSARPPQGQFSSPMLNQSVPQAQSGQQAPPQQQTPQVRPSPQMGAINVAGQPSMTGLQGVPSLRPEQFMKALVDLMKKRGTPITSLPKVGGRELDLYRFYQIVQAHGGSEGAHQKGAWPAIAMSLELAPLGSPQTQALGQALATEYRNYLAPFEETWQRAMQHQYQMSMASVGLSQAQGAAQNNPGAPSFRPPSTPQMQSQQLNQQPTQVPGQQTSVMASNQSQQQQQQQQQQQQQAQMQTQNAAGAPQQPSLAGFNPTPPPILSAENLAKAGMSQEQFNKVYLTQQLNAWRQEQLQNQQRQMSQAYQGNQAGSGQNTMQQPGQAQQPQQQQLPQAQQGSMQQAQQMVWPNQQRSMLPQTSGAQPSQTQPARFGSGMPGQPNNAQQIQNQAQMGSNAQIQQQGQPQQSQAQSSQMPSSSAQPQQMSAQAISATSASGAPQGQPGQPGQQGQQGQIAGRPSNMSQARFIAVSPEQLEQARAAMQKIDQELATQRPRLPIIQNIADDERDQILDQVQKLAPIQATVTALLPAFYAMNGNLEPAKRLKIMAFMYKDQFDLLPKKQCILRLADLDKLKMQMSRCISFVRSSNPELAQRIVTSLGEQSRAAQQNGAAPSATGSNNSASQNVNQGTAANAMQAGSSAPLPAAPTAAAAAEVATLPAQGAEAGAGVNADGTFDAVAAMHGIKRGLRPENLKLPPNKRAKNVTGPGKAMSPSSGANESPRVAPSPAQPEDTPTPAGSTPAGKGSKKIEKTGKGSKATAKKGKGGAAGTPTSSAAEPDKKFKTSADIMAEVKRELAEAERKRREEGSAGDASGAAAKVDMANVKAEQEAEERRKKDQELAGRDPAGLVESTWHELLATGKVSNVPGGANASVGAQASGPSASNGSDPKALQSLMSMLGQDSMLSGLPINGLNVPSKGLMPDESSGGAAVPSFMEGALDSLPSADADTGLDIDLFDFIEASAAGPDAFNDTDVDLSGVFGSSALNASTQESEPPVETPELVASARLPGGSSNASTISNSTSNSMRGKMPAALGASGLDFGSAGPSSTSPAEMSSCDEIDLDKSPFVHRMSLDRMGLTMAPAVAGTEAPKAINTVGGQSTLKAQEETAINQVELGPGSQGITAGSSDDWWDLDHFGSVTNAGFGSDANADQPWAVLS; encoded by the exons ATGTCGGGCTTCGACCAGTCGCACAATGGTGCTTTCTTCAATTTCAATAACCTCACTCCACAGCAGCTCAACATGCTCCGCCAACAGAGTCAGATGCAGCAACCCGTGCAGATGCCACAGCAGAtgccacagcagcagcagcagcagcaatcacagCCGCCACCTGGCACACAACCCCAGccgcagatgcagcaacgcaacgcCATGATGCctcagctcggcttgccTGCCGGCTtcaaccagcagcaacttCAGACCTTGATGGCCCAGCAGCAGTCCCAACTTGCCAACGGCATCATGTCCAACAATCAGAATCCGCTCATGCAGATGATGCGTCCACAGCCCATGGTTCAGCCTCAGGCAacccagcagcagatgcagccgcagcaacACGCCCAAATGCAGGGTCAAATGCCTCACCAGCAACCTTTGGGATCCCAGCCTGCCCATattcagcagcagcctcaaCAGACCAACAACCTTGGAGCTCCTCCTCAGATGACTGGCCTTGGAGCGCCCACGCCGACGTTTGCACAGCTATCGCATGCCATCGAACAAGCCAAGAAGGGTAACCTCACCCAGGAACAAATGATTCAG TTGCGACAATTAATCACACGCCAACAAGCCAtgcaagcacagcagcaggcggcGCAGACCCAGAACACTGTCGCAAGGCCTCTGCAGCCTGCTCAGCCCAACATGAACTTGAACATGTCCAACGGCCCAAACTTTGCCAACGCTATGCAAAGGGCGCCTCAGATGCCAACACAAGCTCAGATGATGGCAGGTCTGCAGCAAGTCCGTCCAGGTCAATCGACGCCTACCATGGGTTCACAGGGTTTTTTGCAACCTGCCGCTCCatctcagcagcaacagcaacagcaacagcaacagcaacaaaCGCAAGTGTCCAATCAGATCCAATCCTCTCCTCAGGTGATGCAGGGCCAAGTACAGATGGCACGCGCTCCGACGCCCCAACAAATCCAGGGTATGCCTCAGAACGCGCAACAGTCGCAGCAGATCTTGGGTCAGACACCTGCGCAGCCGGCACAGCAAAGACCACCTGTCGGGCGACCAGACCCGACCCCGGGCACTAGCAACCAGCAAAACCCACTCAACTTTCTGCGCCTTTTGCACCAGCGTGTCACGGATATCGAAAGCAAGCTCAATTCAGATCTCAGCACCGAGGAACGCCAAGTTGtccagcaacagcatgCAGAGGCTAAACGTCTGCAGTCTGCGCTGCTTCAGCGGCTCAATGTTCAGAATGCCCAACAGTTTGCCGCCTTGATGCAACAGGGTCAGCAAACACCTGGTCAGAatcagcaacagccgcCGCCTCAACAGCCAAACCAAGCGTCACAGACGTCAtcgcagccgcagcagcagcaacaacaacaacaacagcagcagcagcagcaaggtcTTAGCATGATGGGTAGCAATATTCAGGCTTCGCCGGTTGTCCGTCCACCGAACAAGCctggatctgctcggcCCCCACAGGGTCAATTTTCCAGTCCCATGCTCAACCAATCCGTACCACAAGCTCAAAGCGGCCAGCAAGCGCCACCGCAACAGCAGACGCCTCAGGTGCGTCCTTCTCCACAGATGGGCGCCATAAATGTCGCTGGACAGCCCAGCATGACTGGCTTGCAAGGTGTGCCGTCGCTGCGTCCAGAGCAGTTCATGAAGGCTCTCGTTGATCTTATGAAGAAGCGCGGCACCCCGATCACCTCGCTGCCAAAAGTAGGCGGTCGGGAGCTGGATTTGTACCGCTTCTATCAGATCGTACAAGCGCATGGCGGTAGCGAAGGAGCACACCAGAAGGGAGCTTGGCCAGCCATCGCCATGTCTTTGGAGCTTGCGCCACTTGGCTCGCCTCAAACACAAGCGCTTGGGCAGGCGCTGGCCACCGAGTACCGCAACTACCTTGCTCCGTTCGAAGAAACGTGGCAGCGAGCCATGCAGCATCAATACCAGATGTCTATGGCAAGTGTCGGTCTCAGTCAGGCACAAGGCGCCGCACAAAACAACCCGGGGGCGCCATCTTTCCGACCTCCATCGACGCCACAGATGCAGTCGCAACAGCTCAATCAGCAGCCTACTCAGGTGCCGGGGCAACAGACTTCAGTGATGGCCTCAAATCAATcacaacaacaacaacaacaacagcagcagcagcagcagcaagctcagATGCAGACGCAGAACGCGGCGGGTGCACCTCAGCAACCCTCTCTTGCCGGCTTCAACCCAACTCCACCACCCATTCTCAGCGCCGAAAACCTCGCCAAAGCAGGCATGTCTCAGGAACAGTTCAACAAGGTCTACCTTACCCAGCAGCTCAATGCGTGGCGACaggagcagctgcaaaaTCAGCAGCGACAGATGAGTCAGGCATATCAGGGCAATCAGGCTGGTTCAGGGCAGAATACTATGCAGCAGCCAGGGCAGGCGCAACAGcctcagcaacagcagctaCCACAAGCACAACAGGGATCCatgcagcaggcgcagcagatGGTCTGGCCAAACCAACAGCGATCAATGCTGCCACAAACGTCGGGTGCTCAGCCGTCACAGACGCAGCCTGCCCGCTTTGGTAGCGGTATGCCGGGTCAGCCGAATAATGCGCAACAAATACAAAACCAGGCTCAGATGGGCTCCAACGCTCAGATTCAGCAGCAAGGTCAGCCGCAACAGTCGCAAGCTCAGTCGTCGCAGATGCCGAGTTCGTCAGCACAGCCGCAACAGATGAGCGCACAGGCCATTTCTGCAACGAGTGCTTCTGGCGCGCCGCAGGGTCAGCCCGGTCAACCAGGTCAGCAGGGCCAACAGGGTCAGATCGCTGGACGCCCTTCCAACATGTCGCAGGCTCGCTTCATCGCAGTAAGCCCTGAACAGCTGGAGCAAGCGCGTGCAGCGATGCAGAAGATCGACCAGGAATTGGCTACTCAGAGACCCAGATTGCCCATCATCCAGAACAttgccgacgacgagaggGACCAGATTCTCGACCAGGTGCAGAAGCTAGCGCCGATTCAAGCGACCGTGACAGCACTGCTACCTGCCTTTTACGCAATGAATGGCAATCTGGAGCCAGCGAAGCGTCTCAAGATTATGGCATTCATGTACAAGGACCAGTTCGACTTGCTGCCCAAGAAGCAGTGCATCCTGCGCCTGGCCGACctggacaagctcaagatgcagatgaGCCGATGCATCAGCTTTGTTCGTTCCAGCAACCCAGAATTGGCGCAGCGCATCGTGACTTCGCTCGGTGAGCAGTCGCGCGCTGCCCAACAGAACGGCGCCGCACCCTCCGCGACGGGCAGCAATAATTCAGCTTCGCAGAACGTCAACCAGGGAACAGCGGCAAACGCAATGCAAGCTGGTTCCtctgctcctcttcctgctgctccgacggcagcagcagccgctgaGGTAGCCACGTTGCCAGCACAAGGCGCCGAGGCTGGAGCTGGTGTGAATGCTGATGGCACATtcgatgctgttgcagcCATGCACGGCATCAAGCGCGGACTGCGACCCGAGAACCTCAAGCTGCCGCCCAATAAACGCGCAAAGAATGTTACTGGACCTGGCAAAGCGATGAGCCCTTCGTCTGGCGCCAACGAGTCGCCTAGAGTGGCTCCGTCGCCCGCTCAGCCGGAAGACACGCCCACCCCAGCAGGCTCGACTCCGGCGGGCAAAGGCAGCAAGAAGATCGAAAAGACAGGCAAGGGCAGCAAGGCGACAGCCAAGAAGGGCAAAGGAGGTGCTGCAGGCACGCCGACGTCGTCTGCCGCTGAACCTGACAAGAAGTTCAAGACGAGCGCCGACATCATGGCTGAGGTCAAACGAGAATTGGCCGAGGCCGAACGCAAACGTCGCGAGGAAGGGTCTGCTGGCGATGCctctggcgctgctgccaaggtGGACATGGCCAACGTCAAggcagagcaagaggcgGAAGAGAGGCGCAAGAAAGACCAAGAGCTGGCGGGCCGCGATCCGGCAGGTCTTGTCGAGTCGACGTGGCACGAGTTGCTCGCTACCGGCAAGGTCAGCAATGTACCTGGAGGCGCCAACGCGTCGGTGGGAGCCCAAGCGAGCGGGCCATCTGCGTCAAACGGCTCGGACCCGAAGGCTTTGCAATCGCTCATGTCGATGTTAGGCCAAGATTCGATGTTGTCCGGACTTCCCATCAACGGCCTCAATGTTCCTTCAAAGGGACTCATGCcggacgagtcgagcggTGGCGCTGCTGTACCGAGCTTTATGGAAGGCGCACTGGATTCGCTGCCATCGGCGGACGCGGACACGGGCTTGGACATCGACCTGTTCGACTTTATCGAGGCTTCGGCCGCCGGACCAGACGCGTTCAACGACACGGATGTCGACCTGAGCGGCGTATTCGGATCGAGCGCGCTGAATGCCTCGACGCAGGAAAGCGAGCCACCGGTCGAGACTCCAGAGCTGGTGGCAAGCGCGCGACTCCCTGGGGGCAGCTCGAACGCATCGACGATTTCCAACTCGACATCGAACTCGATGCGCGGTAAGatgccagcagcgctggGAGCGAGCGGGCTGGATTTTGGCTCTGCCGGACCGTCGAGCACGAGTCCGGCGGAAATGAGTAGCTGCGACGAGAttgatctcgacaagaGCCCGTTTGTTCACAGGATGAGCCTCGATCGCATGGGCCTGACCATGGCTCCGGCAGTTGCGGGGACAGAGGCGCCCAAGGCGATTAACACGGTCGGCGGCCAGAGCACGTTGAAGGCTCAAGAAGAAACAGCGATCAACCAGGTTGAGCTCGGACCTGGTTCGCAAGGCATCACTGCGGGCTCCAGCGACGATTGGTGGGATCTGGACCACTTTGGCAGCGTGACTAATGCAGGGTTTGGCTCCGACGCCAATGCAGACCAGCCATGGGCGGTGCTGAGTTGA